A region of the Pseudoprevotella muciniphila genome:
AGCGCAGCAGTGTCGTTTACGAGCATATTCCCGGTGGAGGCACCCATGAAAATCTTGATGCCGCAGTAGCGCCTGATGTTGGTGCGCAACAATTCTTCTGCATTGTCGTTCGTTGCACCGATGTAGAAGCCATAGTTTACCACGCTCTTATGCGAAGCCATCTCCATTTTTGCCTTCAATGCGTCCGGTGATGTGGTCTGAGGTAAGGTGTTGGGCATGTCGAGCACGGTGGTTACCCCGCCTGCTGCCGCTGCCTTGCTCTCTGAGAGGAAATCGCCCTTATGGGTGAGGCCCGGGTCGCGGAAGTGGACGTGGGTATCTATGGCACCGGGCAGCAAATAGCACCCTGAAGCATCAATCACTTCATCTATGGGAAGTGATGTTTCAGCATCCGTTCCACGGACAATTTCGCTGATACGGTCGCCATCTATAATAACAGAGCCAACGAAAGCATCGCCTTCGTTGACTATAGTTGCATTCTTTATCTGAATAAGCATGGTTGAAAATTTCCTTATGTTATGAAGACGTTTTTTGACGAGGCTTGATTTTACCTGTCATGCTCGCCCAGCGAAGACGCATCACACCGAAGAGTGCTTCGCCGAATATGCCGCCCGACATCTTGCTCGTGCCAAGTTGGCGATTTACAAAGATGACAGATACTTCCTTGACGTTAAAGCCGAGTTTGTAGGCGGTGAATTTCATTTCTATCTGGAAAGCATAGCCTTTGAAACGAATGTTGTCGAGATCGATGGTTTCAAGCACCTTGCGGCGGTAGCACACGAAGCCTGCCGTGGTGTCGTGAGTGGGAATGCCCGTGATGAGTCGCACGTATTTTGATGCATAGTAACTCATCAGCACACGCCCCATGGGCCAGTTCACTACATTCACGCCCGTCAGGTAGCGAGACCCTACTGCCACATCGCCGCCACCGGTGGTTACCGCCTCATAAAGGCGCGGCAGGTCGTTCGGATCGTGGCTGAAGTCGGCGTCCATCTCGAAAATGTACTCATAGTCGCGCTCTAAAGCCCACTTGAACCCTGCAATGTATGCCGTGCCAAGCCCCAACTTTCCGCTTCGCTCAACGATGAAAAGACGGTCGGAGAATTCCTCTGCCATCAGTCGCTTCACGATGTCGGCGGTGCCGTCGGGTGATCCGTCGTCGATAATCAGGATGTGGAACGCCTTTTCCAGCCCGAATACGGCACGGATGATGTTTTCAATGTTCTCTTTCTCGTTATAAGTAGGAATGATAACGATGCTGTCGCTTTGTGTCATTTTTCCTGTAAGAATTTGTTAATGCCTGCTTTTTTGCCTGCATTTGTCTTCGTCATGCAAAGATAACGCAAATCGGAGAATATAAGTCAAATTCAACTTGATTTTTGCATCATGTGCGTGGGCAGATGCCCTAAGAACCAATAATCATCAAGACTAATCATAAGACTAAACCCTAATTTATAGACCACCTCTTAATCATAATAATTGAAGTGTAATTTCACACCTTTATAGTTTGTGAATGTTCCGGAGTAAGAGCCATAGTCGCCTTTCGAGCCGGAACCACTTACTGTGCCTACAAATTTACCGATATACTTTCCCCTGTCGTCCGTGGCGGTGAGGATGAGGCTGCCTGTGCTGCTGTTGAACGAGGAAACCCTCAGTTTGCGCTGATTCGACGAGCCATTGCCGTAGTCCACCCAATAGCCTCCGGTTGAGCCGTTCATCCAGAGTGAAGACGAGCCGCCTACACTGCCGTTCATGTTCAGGTTTACACTTCCGCCTGAATGATTAGTGCTGACAACATCACCTGCAGTAGTTTTCGACCGTCCCTTTTCTTTCTCAAGAGCCTGCTTGAGGTTTTCATTCTCTTCCTTTATCTTGTCTTGATCCTGTTGCAGTTTGTCTATCTGCTCTTGTTGTCTGACAGCAGTTGATTCAGATTTTGAGTGGCTCCCTATCAGGAACCAAATCAGAAAACCAACAAGAATACCCACCAAAACACACGATATGACGACAAGAGCAGTTCTCAGGTTTGAATCATTGCCATTTTGAGGAGATGGCTGTGGCTTGTAGTACCCTTGGGTAGGGTTGATTTGCTGACTTTGTCGGAGATTCTGCGCTTGTTGAGGTGTCTGGTTAATAGCGGCACCGCATTGTGGACATACGTTTTGCCCTGATTGAAGCGGTGTGCCACAATGGGGGCAGAAATTTGCAGGAGAGTTGTTCATGGTTATTATGGTTTTCGTTTTCTTATGCAAAGTAAAGCAAAAAATACGAAACATGTTACCGGTTTGTAGTCATAATCCGTAACAATTCGTCTTTTTATTTGCAGTACATTTTTTAGAATACACCGAAAACCCTCCAAAAAACGAAACTCATGGTGTGTTACAGAAACTCCTTTATCTCTTCATGCAATTCCGGAGGATAGTCGAAGGGGAAGTGTTCTACTGCCTTTCGTGCTGCTTGTCGAGCTTCGTTGAAATTCCCGATGGCTCCCAATGCTATGGTTAGTGTGTGATACATTATAGCAAGTCTCTCGTCAAATTGCCCTTGCTCGGGTTCCCAGAGTCTGATGGCCTTACGTATGTACTGCACCTTTTCCGAATCGTAAAGGTGGTAGCTCCAACTGAAATACAGGGAAGACAGTCCGTCGGTGTCGTTCAAGGACTTAAGTAGGCTTTCTGCTTGTCTCCATTCTTCTTCAGGGTTTTCAAAATTATAGTATTTTCGTAATTCTGCCTGACTTCTCAATGCCGTTGCCAACTCTTGGTTGTTGGCGAATATCATGTTGTCGTATTGTAGGGCTATGTCGATATAATCTAAAGCGTCCTGCATCATGCCGTGTTCCTCTGCACAATTTGATATTTCCACAGAGAGAGAGAAGATGTCTTTTTTGTCTGCATTATCTAATACCTCCTTCCATATTTCATTGGCTCCTGCTTGGTTCTCTTCGGCTGCCAGCACATTCCCTAATTTTACCATCCATTTCAATTTTTGTAGTGGATTTTCTTCTGCATCTATCAGGGTCTTCAGATACCGTTTGGCTCTGTCTGTGTCGCCTTGAATGTAGTATAAGAAGTACTCTAAAACGTTGTTGTCATTATTTATGTTGCTTGTTATTATCGTACTGCTTTCAGTAGCAAAAGGAAGAATCTTGTCCTTGTTCTTGAAAAAAACTTCATCGTTGGGCATAAGTTCTTTCTCATAGATGTCGCGGGCAAGTTGAAGATACTCCTTTGCCTTTTCTGTGTCCATGTATGCAAATAAATAGGTATAGAACTTTGCCTGTGCCTGGCCTATCCTTACTCCAGGCGAGAAATTATCGTTGTCTGTGTCGAGTTGTTCTAATAAATGTGTGTAAACATCACAACTACGGCTATTACCCAAAGATGTGTGAGTGAATATCATGGCAGAATACAACATAGCCACATCTCCTGCACAATTACCATAGTTGAAGTGGTTGATGTCCACATATTTGGAATAATACTTCACTCCCTGTCTGTTTTTTTCTGCCTCTCCTTCCAAGTAACTGCGTATGCCATATATGTTTGCAAGCTCGGGAGAGTTTGCACCATAAAGCTGATACGTCTCTAACTCCGCACTGTCGGCAACTGTCATGCCCTGGCTCAAGTCGTCTTTGAGAAGAATTGCTTCAATCTCCTTCAACTTAATGCTGAACAGATGATATTTCGGAATGCTTCTTCCTCTCATAATCTGCCAGAACTTTTGTAGCCAGAACTTCGTATTCTCTGGTGAATCGCTATACGCGCAGATGTAGGCAATGTGCAGACATACATACAAGTTGAGGTCAGTCTCGTTTGCTTTCTCGTTCTCTTCGTATGCTTCGTAAGCGTATTGAAGGGCCTTCCAGAAGATAGACAGATTAAAGTACATTTTCGATACAGCCAATCTCAGCATGCTCTTGTTCACTTCCTCAAAGGCAATGGCGAATGAGAAGTAATCTTTCGCATCTTTGTACCTGAAGATTTTTTGAGAAAGTTCGCCTAATAATATATGTATCTCGCTATTAGGATAAGATGCATCTATGTTGACGACGTAGTTGAGCAACATGTAGTCAATACGTTGCTCCACAGTAACAGTTTTAGTCCGAACGTCATAGAAACCCAGTTCTGCGTTCTTCGCAAAGTAAACCACATTGTACACAAATGCCTTTATGAGTTCTTGTGGCTTTGAAACGATGTCATCTTTCCATGTCGCCATCAGATAACATAGATACACGCGTGCCGCCTTAAAATATTCGCGTTTGGCATACATATCGTCGAGCGGCTTTAGGTTGATGTGCTTTTGCAACGTTGTGAGCAAGCGCTTATGCTTATCGTCTGTTAAAGGACATTCCTCAAGAGCCACTTCTGTTATCGCCTCGCTGGTGTATATGTTGTTGTTGTCGAGCATCAGCCACCCGAACTCGTTTAGTGAATGAATATAAATAAAAAACTGTTTCGGTTGGTCGGGCATGATGATGTTGCAGGCTACGTCCGACGAAAGCCCATCGCTGCAAATTACAGAAAGTGCTGGAATCAATTCCCTAACCTCTTCAGGAAGATTATTAAATGCATTTTGAATTTCCGTTTTCATATCCGTACAATTTTAAACATTAAACAATAATAACTCTATAATACCATAATTATAAATGAGTGTTGCCCCAAAAATACTCTTCAGTTTGCTTTTCATCCGCAAAAATATGAAATAAATATAGTATTAGTGCTTTGTCAAAGATTTTTTTTCGCGAAAATATGTTAAGGGGTACTCTATCAATTAGGTATTGTTCTTTTGGATAGCATGAGTGTTCACGGTGTTCACAGCGTTCACGGCGTTCACGGTGTTCACAGTGTTCACGGTGTTCATGCGTTCACGGTGTTCACATTCCTTAAGCGTGAACGCGTGAACACTTTGCCTTGAAACGGCTGTTTTTGTGCTATGAATTGAAAGTGTATCAAAACGAATGGAGTGCGCTGTCGCGCAGAAATCACACAAATCTGCACAAATCTAATAAATTGATTTTTAAACGATTATTTTGTATGATTTGTAAAGATTTGCAGGATTTCTCGCCTTAGGCGACTTCTTTAATTTTTGATATACTTTCGTTTAACGGACGCCAACACGCCAATAAATAATTATTCTCTTATTGTTCTACATGAATGACCATGAATTATCATGAATTATTATCAGTAAAGAAATTTATGATGATTAGATTATAATTTTTGTATTATATTGGACAAATACCGTGAACACCTGTTTGTTTATACAAATACTTGATATTCAGTTTGTTATTTGATATTTTAAGCGAAAGTGTTCACGCGTTCACGCTTAAGGAGTGTGAACACCGTGAACGCATGAACACCGTGAACGCCATGAACACCATGAACACCATGAACGCTGTGAACGCTGTGAACACTTGAACGGAAATATCAAATAAATAACTATATTTGCAACGAAAAACGTACTGAAGCAGTAGCAAGCCCATATTTTGAAGTTATGAAATCGGACAAACAGCAAGCCAATGCCGCCAGTGCCTTTGCCAAGCGATGGGAGGACCGCGGATATGAGAAAGGCGACTCGCAGGTGTTCTGGACAGAGTTGCTCACGGAAGTGTATGGCATTGAAAACCCCAGCACGTTCATACGCTACGAAGAACAGGTGAAGGTGGACAAGACCAACTTCATCGACGGATACATTGCCTCCACGCGCGTGATGATAGAGCAGAAGAGCCTTGGCAAGGACCTGCGCAAGGGCATCGTGCAGAGCGACGGTTCAATACTCAACCCCTTCCAGCAAGCCAAGCGTTACATCTCGGGGCTGCCGCTGTCTATGCACCCGCGGTGGGTCGTTACGTGCAACTTTGAGGAGTTCCTCGTCTATGACATGGAGCAACCCAATGGTGAGCCGGAGAGCATCTTGCTGAAAGACCTCGGCAAGGAGTACTATCGCCTACAATTCCTCGTCAATCAGCAGAGCGAACACCTCACGAAAGAGATGCAGGTGTCGATGCAGGCAGGCGAAATAGTGGGGCACATCTATGATGCACTCCTTGCGCAATATGATGACAATTCGCCGGAAGCCCTGCGGTGGCTCAACATACTCTGTGTTCGCATCGTGTTCTGCCTCTATGCAGAAGATGCTGGCGTGTTTGCCCACGACCAGTTCCACGACTATCTTGTGGGCTACGAGGCAAAGGATATGCGCAGCGCACTCATCCGCCTCTTTGAAGTGCTCAACACCCCTGAGGAGAACCGCAGCCGCTACCTCATGGACGACCTCAAAGCCTTCCCTTATACCAATGGTGGACTCTTTGCAGAAGAAATAGAGATACCGCAGTTCACTGACGACCTCCGCCAGACACTGCTGCAACATGCCTCGCTCGACTTCGACTGGAGCGAGATTTCGCCCACCATCTTCGGCGCTGTGTTTGAATCGACACTCAACCCTGAGACACGACGCAGCGGAGGCATGCACTATACCTCGATAGAGAACATCCACAAGGTCATCGATCCGCTTTTCCTCAACGACCTGCGCCAAGAACTCGACGAGATATTGGAAGAAAAGATAGAACGGCAGCGCAACAAACGGCTTGATGCTTATCAAACGAAACTCGCTTCGCTCACGTTCCTCGATCCTGCTTGTGGCAGTGGCAACTTCCTGACAGAGACCTACCTCTCGTTGCGCCGACTTGAGAACGAAGCCATCCGCGAAAGGTATCACGGACAGAGTTTCCTTGCCCTCGACGGTGTGTCGCCCATCAAGGTCAATATCAACCAGTTCTACGGCATAGAAATCAACGACTTTGCCGTAACAGTAGCCACCACGGCACTATGGATATCAGAGGCACAGATGCTCGCTGAAACAGAACGCATCATCAACCACGACATCGACTTCCTGCCACTGAAATCATATACCAATATCGTAGAAGGCAACGCTCTGCGCACAGACTGGGAAAGCGTTGTACCAAAGGAAAAACTTAACTATATCATTGGTAATCCGCCGTTTGTGGGGTATTCATTGCAAAGTAAAGCGCAGAAAGAAGATATACTCAGTGTATTTGTTGATGAAAAAGGAAAACCATTCAAGACAGCAGGAAAGATAGATTTTGTGGCAGGTTGGTATTACAAGTCTGCACAACTGATGAAAGGAACAGATATTCGTGCAGCCCTTGTTTCTACCAATAGTATCACACAAGGTGAGCAAGTCGCTGCCATTTGGAAACCACTCAAAGAATTATTCGGAATACACATTGACTTTGCTTATCGCACTTTCCGTTGGGACAGCGAAGCAAGTCAGATGGCACATGTGCATTGTGTTATTGTCGGTTTCTCTTGTTCTAATGATAAAAGAACGAAAATTATCTATGACGGAGAACGCATAATTAAAGCAAACAACATCAATGCTTATTTGATTGATGCTCCAGATATTTTTATCCGAAGTGTAAATTTATCATTGTGCAAGATGCCTAAAATGCTTTCTGGAAATAGACCAACAGATGGAGGGCATCTTATATTGTCAAAAAACGAAAAGGACGAATTGCTTGAGAAAGAGCCACAAGCAACACCTTTTGTTAAACAATTTATGATGGGATATGAATTTATTAACAATGTGGAAAGGTTCTGTCTTTGGTTAGTAGATGCCAACCCTTCAGATTTAAGAAGGTGTCCTTTATTGATGAGAAGAGTTCAACTTTGCAAGGAGTCGCGAGAAATGAGCCCAGATAAAGGTAGGCAGAAATTAGCTGAAACACCAACTCTATTCCGTGAAACTTTAAACCCTGAAAGATTTATTGCTATTCCCAAGGTAACGTCAGAAAGAAGACGTTATATTCCTATGGGATATCTGGGTAAAAATGTAATTGCTGGTGACAAGTTGTTTATAATTCCTAACGCAAGTTTATATCTATTCGGAGTTTTAACTTCTAATGTTCACATGGCATGGATGCGTGCAGTTTGCGGCAGGTTAAAGAGTGATTATAGCTATTCTATAAATATCGTTTACAATAACTACCCCTGGCCCGAGGTAAGCGAGGAGCAGCGGGCGAAGATAGCGCAGACGGCACAGGGCATTCTTGATGCTCGTGCGTTGTATCCCGATTCCTCGTTGGCAGACCTTTACGACGAACTGACGATGCCTGCCGAACTGCGCAAGGCGCATCAGGCGAATGACCGCGCTGTGATGCAAGCCTACGGCTTTGATGTCAAGACGATGACCGAGAGCCAGTGCGTGGCAGAACTCTTCAAGATGTATCAACGGTTGACAGTTGATAGTTGAGAGTGAGTCTAAAAACTCTCGCAGATATCGCAGATATCGCAGATGACGCAGTAAAAATCTGTGAAATCAGCGAAATCAGCGAGCGACTGTCAGCGTAATTCTTGCTTTGCAAGCGAGTAAACTCGATTACCGCGTAATTCGCGTTCCAAAAAGCCACATAGTTGTTCAATAAATGAATGAAATCTTCGTTTCGTTTCCGTTCAGGTGTTCACGCGTTCACGCTTTGAGAATATGAACAACATGAACACCGTGAACACCGTGAACACCTTGAACACCGTGAACACCTTGAACACTTTGTACACTCCTGAAGAATATCCTAAAGTTTTCAAACAACGCGAAATATCTCTCAACCTAAAATCCGCAGATAATTTTTCGATTGTCTGATTTAGTCCTTGCTTATGATGATTCTGTCTGACTCTGGGCTTAGAAACGCTTGAGCTTGACTTGTATGCAGACACCTTCCCCTTACCCCGTAAGGTCGAGAGGCTTTGACCTAAGCATCAATGAAGAGTGTTAATCTATCCGTGCTCCCAAATTATGTTGTATGGTTTGTTGGAGTAGATGTTGAGTTTGTATTGTCGTGCCGTTCTGATCCACTTGGCAGGGACGGCGATGAATCTGAACAGAAAACTCTTGACTCTGTCTGTGGCCTTGATTCCAAAGAGGACGGCCATGAGCGGCAATGCCACGATGTATCGGTAGAAGTTTGCAGCCATGGCGGTGATAAGCAGGAATACGGTGTTCTGGTTCATGAATGACTTCGGCAGATGCGCCCATCCGAAGTCGTTGTTCTTGCGGTCGAAGACCTGCTCGGCAGTTCCTCGCTTGTTGTAGTGTTGTATGATCTCCTCATCGGTCATGTCCCAGTCGTTGGTCAATATACAGCGGTATGTGTACTCGCCGTCGAAGAGGTCTAGTTGCTCTCCCTTCTGCTTGCGCTGCCGCTGCACGACGAGGCGGCAATGCTTCACGTCCTCGAAACTCTCGAAGGGGAACGACTGCACGTCGTACTGCTGAAATCCTATCTCCACCGTAGTCCAGCCTGTCAGCCGCTTCACCTTCTCATACAGACCTGCATGCCGCTCGGCACGGATGTAGAACTTGTCAGTATGCTCCATGACCATCTTCACAATGTCCTCGCTGTAGGAGCCGCAGTCAGCACGGAAGCTCCTGACATGAATGCCGAACGACCTCATCATCTTGAAGAAACGCCGGTGAGTCTCTGCCTGCATGAAGCGCACGTTCGCATTGCCGTCACGGTTCTCAAGATAGGCTATCAGCCCGCCGATGGTGAACACGCCTGGGCTGTAGCCGTCAAAGCCCTTGTAGGTGCGCTTGCTGTCATACTTCTCTGCCTCAAGGAACTGGTGGTCGAAATCAACGTCGTATGCTCCGCCCTCCGTAAGCTGTCCCGTTGCCAGCAGCAACTTGATGAGCAGCTGGTTCAGTTTCTCAGCCGTGTTGAAGTCATAGACGTTGCCCGTCTTCTCCGCTGTATATGATATGTTCTCCGTTGCCAGTTCCTCTATGCCACGCAGCACAGTGTCCGCACTTGGGACACGGGTATGCGGACGCTCGGTAAGCACGTCCTTCAGATATAGGTTGAGGTCTTCCATGCAGTCGCCACCACAGCAGAAAACGGAGAAGACGGCTCGTATTATCTCGCTGTACTGATAGCCTATCAGCCTACTGCGAAGTCCTAGGTGAGAGTCGATTACAGAGGACAGAATAGAGTCGAATTTGTCCAAAACGAAAAATATTCCACCAAAAGCGGTGATTTTCTCAGATTTTTGTTGTACCTTTGTCATTGATAATTTTTGCTTGTCTTGATTTGCAGCACTAAGGTAAGTGAAAAATCTGAGATGGCAAAATCCTGAGCCGCTCGACTTTGCCGCTTCGCGCGTCGAAGAACTTTTTGTTGCCCTGGTACTTATAAAGAAAGTTAAACTAAAATGCTGCGGAATTAAGGTTCGTAACAATCATGTCTCCAGTATCAGTTATGACATTCTATTCTAAACACCATTCCCTGCCTATCCCGAAAGGTTCGAACAGAACCCGCCGGAAGGCTTTGCTCGCGGTATGTATGCTGCTGTGCATACAGCCGGCGGCCACTGCCCAGGAAACCGCCGACAGCGTGGAAGCGGACGGGAAGATGCCAGGGGTCATCAAGCAGGTGCTCGACAGGCTTAACCGCCCCCCACGCTACCTTGACGACCGCTATGTGCGAAAGCCGCCGACCAAGTTCATTGTCACCCTGAGGGGCAGAGTGCAGCAGACCGGTGTGCGCATCAACGACTATTCGGAGTTGGATACCGACTG
Encoded here:
- a CDS encoding polyprenol monophosphomannose synthase, whose translation is MTQSDSIVIIPTYNEKENIENIIRAVFGLEKAFHILIIDDGSPDGTADIVKRLMAEEFSDRLFIVERSGKLGLGTAYIAGFKWALERDYEYIFEMDADFSHDPNDLPRLYEAVTTGGGDVAVGSRYLTGVNVVNWPMGRVLMSYYASKYVRLITGIPTHDTTAGFVCYRRKVLETIDLDNIRFKGYAFQIEMKFTAYKLGFNVKEVSVIFVNRQLGTSKMSGGIFGEALFGVMRLRWASMTGKIKPRQKTSS
- a CDS encoding zinc-ribbon domain-containing protein, coding for MNNSPANFCPHCGTPLQSGQNVCPQCGAAINQTPQQAQNLRQSQQINPTQGYYKPQPSPQNGNDSNLRTALVVISCVLVGILVGFLIWFLIGSHSKSESTAVRQQEQIDKLQQDQDKIKEENENLKQALEKEKGRSKTTAGDVVSTNHSGGSVNLNMNGSVGGSSSLWMNGSTGGYWVDYGNGSSNQRKLRVSSFNSSTGSLILTATDDRGKYIGKFVGTVSGSGSKGDYGSYSGTFTNYKGVKLHFNYYD
- a CDS encoding DNA methyltransferase, with protein sequence MKSDKQQANAASAFAKRWEDRGYEKGDSQVFWTELLTEVYGIENPSTFIRYEEQVKVDKTNFIDGYIASTRVMIEQKSLGKDLRKGIVQSDGSILNPFQQAKRYISGLPLSMHPRWVVTCNFEEFLVYDMEQPNGEPESILLKDLGKEYYRLQFLVNQQSEHLTKEMQVSMQAGEIVGHIYDALLAQYDDNSPEALRWLNILCVRIVFCLYAEDAGVFAHDQFHDYLVGYEAKDMRSALIRLFEVLNTPEENRSRYLMDDLKAFPYTNGGLFAEEIEIPQFTDDLRQTLLQHASLDFDWSEISPTIFGAVFESTLNPETRRSGGMHYTSIENIHKVIDPLFLNDLRQELDEILEEKIERQRNKRLDAYQTKLASLTFLDPACGSGNFLTETYLSLRRLENEAIRERYHGQSFLALDGVSPIKVNINQFYGIEINDFAVTVATTALWISEAQMLAETERIINHDIDFLPLKSYTNIVEGNALRTDWESVVPKEKLNYIIGNPPFVGYSLQSKAQKEDILSVFVDEKGKPFKTAGKIDFVAGWYYKSAQLMKGTDIRAALVSTNSITQGEQVAAIWKPLKELFGIHIDFAYRTFRWDSEASQMAHVHCVIVGFSCSNDKRTKIIYDGERIIKANNINAYLIDAPDIFIRSVNLSLCKMPKMLSGNRPTDGGHLILSKNEKDELLEKEPQATPFVKQFMMGYEFINNVERFCLWLVDANPSDLRRCPLLMRRVQLCKESREMSPDKGRQKLAETPTLFRETLNPERFIAIPKVTSERRRYIPMGYLGKNVIAGDKLFIIPNASLYLFGVLTSNVHMAWMRAVCGRLKSDYSYSINIVYNNYPWPEVSEEQRAKIAQTAQGILDARALYPDSSLADLYDELTMPAELRKAHQANDRAVMQAYGFDVKTMTESQCVAELFKMYQRLTVDS
- a CDS encoding IS1380 family transposase, which codes for MTKVQQKSEKITAFGGIFFVLDKFDSILSSVIDSHLGLRSRLIGYQYSEIIRAVFSVFCCGGDCMEDLNLYLKDVLTERPHTRVPSADTVLRGIEELATENISYTAEKTGNVYDFNTAEKLNQLLIKLLLATGQLTEGGAYDVDFDHQFLEAEKYDSKRTYKGFDGYSPGVFTIGGLIAYLENRDGNANVRFMQAETHRRFFKMMRSFGIHVRSFRADCGSYSEDIVKMVMEHTDKFYIRAERHAGLYEKVKRLTGWTTVEIGFQQYDVQSFPFESFEDVKHCRLVVQRQRKQKGEQLDLFDGEYTYRCILTNDWDMTDEEIIQHYNKRGTAEQVFDRKNNDFGWAHLPKSFMNQNTVFLLITAMAANFYRYIVALPLMAVLFGIKATDRVKSFLFRFIAVPAKWIRTARQYKLNIYSNKPYNIIWEHG